One window from the genome of Moraxella nasibovis encodes:
- a CDS encoding biotin/lipoyl-containing protein encodes MLLTKSAMAKIGLYSTTILALLGCDPVSSATDALSDKIDQREDSFITKRDQKLKDEVSRAPAIIEGDTVMLDKSQLTSVKTARYQPSFSLEGVIKPILHTPIYPPDGTAVKEMLVKAGEVVEKDQPIAIMTATHTGTPTPLTAPHAGVISEVIDGDDKENAPLFYLSDESKYQFVSRLPSYLKPHIQIGNSVELTIEGNTFGGQVTNATIDHTSFEYLDVQVQIPPKKDNLQALRTGQLVKGVIEYGQIEVGALLPDYAIMGDDLNPLDLSALYVPPHKPSAPITASAWVVKQNAHLQLAPIHVIEYQPTTRRFLVSGITDDSLIVLTTLPKNADGKQVIID; translated from the coding sequence ATGTTACTTACAAAATCAGCGATGGCAAAAATTGGTCTGTATAGCACGACAATCCTTGCTCTGCTTGGCTGCGATCCCGTCTCGTCTGCAACCGATGCTTTGAGTGATAAAATTGACCAGCGAGAAGATTCGTTCATCACCAAGCGAGACCAAAAACTCAAAGACGAAGTCAGCCGCGCGCCTGCCATCATCGAAGGCGACACCGTCATGCTGGATAAATCACAGCTGACCTCCGTCAAGACCGCACGCTATCAGCCCAGCTTTTCGCTAGAAGGGGTCATCAAGCCCATTTTGCACACACCAATTTACCCGCCTGATGGCACCGCCGTCAAAGAAATGCTCGTCAAAGCAGGCGAGGTGGTCGAAAAAGATCAGCCCATTGCCATCATGACTGCCACTCACACAGGCACACCGACACCGCTAACCGCCCCACACGCTGGCGTCATCAGCGAAGTGATTGACGGTGATGACAAAGAAAATGCCCCTCTGTTTTATCTGTCAGATGAGTCAAAATATCAATTTGTCAGCCGCCTGCCAAGCTACCTAAAACCACACATCCAGATTGGCAACAGTGTTGAGCTGACCATCGAAGGCAACACCTTTGGCGGTCAGGTCACCAATGCCACCATCGACCACACAAGCTTTGAATATCTTGATGTGCAGGTGCAAATTCCACCCAAAAAGGACAATCTACAAGCCCTGCGTACAGGTCAGCTGGTCAAAGGTGTCATCGAATACGGGCAAATTGAAGTCGGTGCGCTGCTGCCAGACTATGCCATCATGGGGGATGACCTAAACCCACTGGATCTAAGCGCACTGTATGTGCCGCCACACAAGCCATCAGCACCCATCACTGCGAGCGCTTGGGTTGTCAAGCAAAACGCACACTTACAGCTCGCGCCCATTCATGTCATCGAATATCAGCCCACCACACGCCGCTTTTTGGTCTCAGGCATCACCGACGACAGCCTGATCGTACTGACCACCCTGCCCAAAAATGCCGATGGCAAGCAGGTCATCATCGACTGA
- a CDS encoding sensor histidine kinase — MKTRLGPNSVFAQLFVSVFLAIIAFAIAMVLLAQLVHNNSDGMRSRAVAEQIMTQVNPLITEAETLSKQNELLRARFILAVVKRSFDIFDESLNAKIGLYAPNGELILQTEDSALPPKIIDDRSWLDAVIPGVFSPAHHHVTLTNAAGYRLWYESRTPPPERPFSALLNLFTGTLLLVLIMSAVLWWIAHNITWRINQMSQQMVKLGDGDFSVRVSEQGNDEIAALAYGFNQSAQKIEQLINANNLLLAHASHEFRTPITRIRLQIEMMDMLAGKLGDDDKAKFDKRAAAINRDLTGLNDLVESILLVSRLDAGHALESAEQVDLYDLVRAECQHYSEVTLFAESVMMTAQPKLLTHLVRNLLNNAMIHGIPPIEVYVYEAMDTASIGSIPASLMDAPLTINDGTPKKSKKPLLSFSRQKDDTPKEPAFAVLAVIDQGSGIPEDKREDIFSPFVRLKQEKKGSGLGLSLVSQIVEAHAGQIRTDTYQGKTRFLVALPLKAKTSQKDG, encoded by the coding sequence ATGAAAACTCGGCTTGGACCCAACTCGGTATTTGCTCAGCTGTTTGTGAGCGTCTTTTTGGCGATCATTGCTTTTGCCATCGCCATGGTGCTGCTTGCTCAGCTGGTGCATAACAACTCAGACGGCATGCGTTCTCGTGCGGTGGCTGAGCAGATCATGACGCAGGTCAACCCGCTGATCACAGAAGCCGAGACGCTCAGCAAACAAAACGAGCTACTTAGAGCCAGATTCATCTTGGCGGTGGTTAAGCGCAGTTTTGACATCTTTGATGAAAGCCTCAATGCCAAAATCGGTCTGTACGCCCCCAATGGCGAGCTGATTTTGCAGACCGAAGACAGTGCTTTACCACCTAAGATCATCGATGACAGATCATGGCTAGATGCCGTCATCCCCGGCGTGTTCTCGCCTGCGCACCACCATGTCACACTGACCAATGCCGCAGGCTATCGACTGTGGTACGAAAGTCGCACGCCACCGCCAGAGCGTCCTTTTTCTGCGCTGCTCAATCTATTTACAGGTACGCTACTGCTTGTGCTTATCATGTCGGCAGTGCTTTGGTGGATCGCCCACAACATCACTTGGCGCATCAACCAAATGAGTCAGCAGATGGTCAAGCTGGGCGATGGTGATTTTAGCGTGCGAGTCAGCGAGCAAGGCAATGATGAAATCGCCGCCCTCGCCTATGGCTTTAACCAGTCCGCCCAAAAAATCGAGCAACTCATCAATGCCAACAACCTTCTGCTTGCCCATGCCAGTCACGAGTTTCGCACGCCCATCACACGCATTCGCTTACAGATTGAGATGATGGACATGCTGGCAGGCAAATTGGGCGATGACGACAAGGCAAAATTTGACAAGCGCGCCGCCGCCATCAACCGTGATTTGACAGGATTAAACGACTTGGTGGAAAGCATCTTGCTCGTCAGCCGTCTGGACGCTGGGCACGCCTTGGAGTCTGCCGAGCAGGTGGATCTGTACGACTTGGTGCGTGCTGAGTGTCAGCACTACTCGGAGGTGACGCTATTTGCCGAATCGGTCATGATGACCGCCCAACCAAAGCTTTTGACGCATTTGGTGCGAAATCTGCTCAATAACGCCATGATTCACGGCATACCGCCCATCGAAGTGTATGTCTATGAGGCGATGGATACAGCAAGCATTGGCAGCATTCCAGCCAGCCTGATGGACGCACCACTTACCATCAATGATGGCACACCCAAAAAATCCAAAAAACCACTGCTGAGCTTTTCACGACAAAAGGATGACACGCCCAAAGAGCCTGCCTTTGCCGTGCTTGCGGTCATCGACCAAGGCAGTGGCATTCCAGAGGATAAGCGAGAGGACATTTTTAGTCCCTTTGTGCGTCTAAAACAAGAGAAAAAAGGCTCAGGATTGGGTCTGTCGCTCGTCTCGCAGATCGTCGAGGCGCACGCAGGGCAAATCCGCACCGATACCTATCAAGGCAAAACTCGCTTTTTGGTCGCTCTACCACTCAAAGCAAAGACCAGTCAAAAAGATGGGTAA
- a CDS encoding carboxy terminal-processing peptidase, with protein sequence MKQQFLWSSLATAIVGVALAQSISTVAVAADKQGFEPSVEQKVTARQVSLLLDRAHYLKQPLDREMGKKILETYFDNLDASRTLLLQSDVDEFMAKYGDTFAERLKRGDLSAGIEIFERYRTRANEYYDTAKQMLAHEVDLRTDQSIVLDREEAPRFKDKAEQLQYWQNQTTDALISITLNQEGDKAKDQAFLDNPELAKGQDLVKGENRTPNEILTNRIDRQQKQLARLKDDEIMEGILNAAMMTYDPHSNYFAPVQANEMQIMSNLQLEGIGVSIRPDRKNPDYTRIISLVDGGPAQKTGQVRANDLIIGVAQEDGKMVDTIGFSTREIVALIRGPKGTSVTIRVKQPNTPDSAARNVTIVRDVVKQDESGVQHRVIEVPYEGSIKRVGVIEIPSFYLNFKARRSGADVDDYRSVSLDTEKALNALNAQNIDGLVVDLRNNPGGSLDEVAKMLGLFIKEGPVVQIRDNRGNVQIYADKDGGEQLYAGEMAVLINLGSASASEIFSAAIQDYGRGLVVGSTTTGKGSAQSQRDDLALGSATITQRKFYRVNGGSTQNKGVVPDIELVNIYEGIEFGEREYKNPLEWDTIASADFMAEGKYSQDLLARLSQISKERQANDAQFTYLKELNAIRALDDDKKPSAVNIDQRRAKNQEIENRTLAAENARRQAMGEAPYTSWATYQASQDALAEERGAMKESLRPKLPESEAYVLEAARLMFDAKR encoded by the coding sequence GAAACTTATTTTGACAATCTGGACGCATCACGCACGCTGCTTTTGCAGTCGGATGTCGATGAGTTTATGGCAAAATATGGCGACACTTTTGCCGAGCGTTTAAAGCGTGGTGATCTGAGTGCAGGAATTGAGATTTTTGAGCGTTATCGCACTCGTGCCAACGAATACTACGACACCGCCAAGCAAATGCTGGCTCATGAGGTCGATTTGCGTACCGATCAGAGTATCGTGCTGGATCGTGAAGAGGCGCCCCGTTTTAAAGATAAGGCAGAACAGCTACAATATTGGCAAAATCAGACCACAGACGCGCTCATCAGCATCACGCTCAATCAAGAGGGCGACAAGGCAAAAGACCAAGCATTTTTGGACAACCCTGAGCTTGCCAAAGGTCAAGATTTGGTCAAAGGTGAAAATCGCACGCCCAATGAGATTTTGACCAATCGTATCGACCGCCAGCAAAAACAGCTTGCTCGCCTAAAAGATGACGAAATCATGGAGGGTATTTTAAATGCCGCCATGATGACTTATGATCCGCACAGCAATTATTTTGCGCCTGTGCAGGCGAACGAAATGCAGATCATGTCTAATTTGCAACTAGAAGGCATCGGCGTATCCATTCGCCCTGACCGCAAAAACCCTGACTACACTCGCATCATCAGTCTGGTCGATGGCGGACCTGCCCAAAAAACAGGGCAGGTGCGTGCCAATGACCTGATCATTGGTGTGGCGCAGGAAGATGGCAAGATGGTCGATACCATCGGGTTTAGCACACGCGAGATTGTCGCCTTGATTCGTGGACCTAAGGGAACTTCTGTCACCATCAGAGTCAAGCAGCCCAATACGCCAGACAGCGCTGCTCGCAATGTCACCATCGTGCGTGATGTGGTCAAGCAGGACGAATCTGGCGTGCAGCACCGAGTGATCGAAGTGCCTTATGAAGGCAGTATCAAGCGTGTGGGCGTGATTGAGATTCCAAGTTTTTATTTGAATTTTAAAGCTCGTCGCAGTGGTGCTGATGTTGATGATTATCGCTCGGTGAGCCTTGATACCGAGAAAGCCCTAAATGCCTTAAATGCGCAAAACATCGACGGTCTGGTGGTTGATCTGCGAAACAACCCGGGCGGCTCGCTGGATGAAGTGGCGAAAATGCTAGGATTGTTCATTAAAGAAGGTCCTGTGGTGCAGATCCGTGACAACCGTGGCAATGTCCAGATTTATGCCGACAAAGATGGCGGCGAGCAGTTGTATGCAGGCGAGATGGCGGTGCTTATCAACCTAGGCTCGGCGTCTGCGTCTGAGATTTTTTCGGCGGCGATCCAAGACTATGGGCGTGGCTTGGTGGTGGGCAGTACCACGACGGGCAAGGGCTCAGCGCAGTCACAGCGAGATGATTTGGCGCTTGGTTCAGCGACCATTACTCAGCGTAAATTTTATCGTGTTAATGGCGGCAGCACCCAAAACAAGGGTGTTGTGCCTGACATTGAGCTGGTGAATATTTATGAAGGCATCGAATTTGGCGAACGAGAATACAAAAACCCTTTGGAGTGGGATACCATCGCCAGTGCGGACTTTATGGCAGAAGGCAAATACAGCCAAGATTTGCTTGCCAGATTGTCGCAGATTTCCAAAGAGCGCCAAGCCAATGACGCACAGTTTACTTACCTAAAAGAACTGAACGCCATCCGTGCGCTTGATGACGACAAAAAACCTTCGGCGGTCAATATCGATCAGCGCCGTGCTAAAAACCAAGAGATTGAAAATCGCACTTTGGCAGCCGAGAATGCTCGCCGTCAAGCGATGGGTGAGGCGCCTTATACCAGCTGGGCGACCTACCAAGCCAGCCAAGATGCACTTGCCGAGGAGCGTGGCGCAATGAAAGAAAGCTTGCGACCAAAGCTGCCAGAGAGCGAGGCTTATGTCTTGGAGGCGGCACGCTTGATGTTTGATGCCAAGCGTTAG
- a CDS encoding response regulator transcription factor, with product MNKQILLIEDDPDLAELVSEYLSMNYYEVHHAATGQAGLDLLDAKERDISLIVLDLMLPDMDGMQVCQKVRSAKNPQINKVPIVMLTAKGDTTDRVLGLEMGADDYISKPFEPRELLARIRAVLRRHETPNQADLHSGSLTFGRLTVFPDSHEVTIDDKIVRLTTHQFQLLHYFATHAGKVLNREQLWQAMPNDDSSENIDRAIDVHISRLRALIEDNPRQPKRIITVRGVGYQFATDQV from the coding sequence ATGAACAAACAAATCCTACTTATTGAAGACGATCCAGATTTGGCGGAGCTGGTCAGTGAATATCTGTCGATGAACTATTATGAAGTGCATCATGCCGCCACAGGTCAGGCTGGGCTTGATCTTTTGGACGCCAAAGAGCGAGACATCAGCCTCATCGTGCTTGACTTGATGCTGCCTGACATGGACGGCATGCAAGTTTGTCAAAAAGTCCGTAGCGCCAAAAACCCACAAATCAACAAAGTGCCAATCGTCATGCTCACCGCCAAGGGTGACACCACCGACCGTGTGCTGGGTCTTGAAATGGGCGCAGATGACTACATCTCCAAGCCCTTTGAGCCTCGTGAGCTGTTGGCTCGCATTCGTGCCGTATTGCGCCGCCACGAGACGCCAAACCAAGCCGATTTGCACTCTGGCAGTCTGACCTTTGGGCGCTTGACGGTATTTCCAGACAGTCATGAAGTCACCATCGATGATAAGATTGTCCGTCTGACCACACACCAATTCCAACTACTGCACTACTTTGCCACACACGCAGGCAAGGTGCTAAACCGTGAGCAGCTCTGGCAAGCCATGCCAAATGACGACAGCTCTGAGAACATTGATCGTGCCATCGATGTGCATATTTCACGCCTAAGAGCATTGATTGAAGACAATCCTCGCCAACCAAAACGCATCATCACCGTGCGTGGCGTTGGCTACCAATTTGCCACCGACCAAGTGTGA